ACTCGGAGGTGAAACGCTGCAGCGGCGAAGATACTTGGGGGGTCACCCCCAGGCACAATAGCTCGGTGCCAGGCATATACTTATAAACCCATTCCCTATTTTAGGGAATGGGTTTATGGTTTATTATGGTATTCCATTAGGGGTATTACTCAAATGTATGAGAATTTTAATTATAGAGGATGACCAATACACTGCTGAAGCATTTAAAATAGCTCTGTTAGAAGCTTCTTATACTGTAGAGATAGCTACCCAAAACTTATTAGCTTGGGACTTATTAGATTTAGGGAGATATGATTTAATTCTATTGGATGCTGCTTCACCTAAACTTGATAATTTAGTATTATATAAAAGATTAAGAGACAAAGGGTGTCATATCCCAGTCTTGTTAATGATCGATAGTCATACTAACCAAGATATTAAGAGTGGGTTAGAAGTTAAAGCTACTGACTATCTAATAAAACCTTTCGATTTGGAAGATTTAACTAAACGGATAGATTCTTTACTAAATCAAGAAAGTTGTTTTCCTCAATCAGTATTAAGCTGGGGTGCATTAACTTTAAATCTTCACAATCAACAACTTATCTATGCAGGTAATCAGATTAAACTAGATATTAAAGAATTATATATTTTAGAATTATTATTTAGATATAATAACCGAGTTTTTAGTTTTAGTGCTATTCTTAATAAAATCTTTTTTTGTGATAGCACAGTAACGAAAGAAACAATCAAAAATATAATTAGAAATTTAATAATTAAGATTAAAAAGTTAGGAATTAATGATTTAATTGAAATTGTTTACGGGAGAGGATATCGACTTAATTCTAGTTTTAGCAATCTGGGATTAATAAATATTGACTCTTCCTCCCTGGAAATTCCCCTGATACCATATTTATGGATAATTTCTCCAGATACCCAATTCATTGGGAAAATTTTACGAGAAGCAGTCAATTGGGGACTAAAAACTCAAGTTATCACTACACTGGCTACAGCTATAACTAAAATTGGTAACGAACCCAATAACGTCGTACTATTAGATATCTCAGCCTCTGATAAAACTGAAGGCTTAAGAGTATTTTTAGCAGAACTATATATTAAAAAACCACTTGTCTCAGTAGTAGCCTTTATGACCGAAAAAGATATCAAGGAGAGGTTAACTATCAGTGATTTTAGTCATCAAGCAGTATATTGTAAATCGGCATCATCAATACAAATATTAGAAATTGTCGCTCATACTTTAAGGCAATCTATTATAGGAGAATGTAAAATATTATTGATTGATCGTAACCCCGATATCTTATGGAAATTGCGACATTTATTAGAACCTTGGGGTTTTTTTATCTTAACTTTAGAAGATGATTTGAGATTCTGGGAGACGATGACATTATTTTCGCCGGAATTAGTGATTTTAGGGGAATTCAATTTACAGGTTGACGCATTTACCATTTGTAAATCAGTACGTGAGCATCCGCAGTGGGCAACTTTACCAATTATTTTCTTAGTATCTAATTCAGATGATTTAGTAATTAGCAAAGTTTTTGAGGTGGGCGCTGATGATTTTGTCAATAAACCCATCATAGATGCAGAGCTAGTCAATAGAGTTCTTAGTTGTTGGGATCAAGTTAAGGTAAATCGTAATTGTGCAGCAGCAAATCTCCTCACTGACGTTTCTAATCATTACGAATCTACTAAAGATTTAGAAAAATTACTGCATTTAGCTAGGAGACAAAATCAAAATTTGTCTTTAGTAATCTTAAATATTAATAATTTTTCTGAAGTTAAAAAATTATTTGGTTATGTTGGTGGCAATGATGTTTTTCGTTTTCTTGTAGAGTTTTTAAAAGAATCATTGCGGACAGAAGATGTAGTCGCTCGCTGGGGAGAAGAATTTTTGATTAGTATGTATGGGATTAATAAGATTGATGCTATTGAGAGGTTTAACCAAATCTTAGTTAAGATTAATACTCAAGAATTTATGTCAACTAACGGGGCTAAATTTGAAATTAATTGTAGTATTGGGATAGCTCAATATCCTCAAGATGGTACGGATATCAATTCACTGTATCAGTCCACTAAGAAAAACTTCCTGTAGAGGGGCAATTGCCATAGTTTACCTAAAGATTGCCCCTCTAATTGGGTTGGAGGTAGTTTATAAGAGTCTGTAGATTTTATTTTAACCTTCTGGGTTAATAAATGGCAGTAACGCAACAATCCGCGCTCTTTTGATAGCTACAGTTAAATCTCTTTGTTGTTTTGCTGTCAAACCAGTAATCCGCCGAGGCAGAATTTTACCACGTTCAGTGATGAACTTGCGTAACAAATCTACATCTTTGTAGTCAATGGGTTCATCAGGCTTAATAGGAGAAAGACGTCGTTGATAGTAGCTCATAGTTAGTTAAGAATTACTTTTGCTGTTTGCTAAGAAAAATTTAGTGAAAATTACTTAATCTCTTTGTGAACAGTGTGTTGATTACAATGAGGACAAAACTTTTTCAGTTCCAATCTAGCTGTAACGTTACGACGGTTCTTGGTAGTGGTGTAACGGGACACACCGTTTGATCGTTTATCTGAATTAGTACGACATTCGGTGCATTCCAACGTGATAATGATTCGGGCTCCTTTTTTAGCTGCCATAACCTGTACTCTAGTAAGTTCGCTGTTGGAATAAAATTAGACACAAACCTTTATTATCTCATGCCAACTACTTAATAAGCAAGTGAATTAACATTCTTCACCAGGGCAAATGCCTCTTAAGCGAGCAAAAGCTTGATTAAGTAGATTTGAATTAGGGCAATGAAGCTAGAATCTGTATCAAATGCTGTAAACAAAGCATCTCAGCGATCTTTAGATACAGTAGCTTCTTGTAATTGAGCCTACCTTCTCTCTCAATTGTTAAAAAATGCATGAGTTTAACCTGTAATATTAAGTGAGTGTATTGATCTCCTCAACTTAATTTTTTGTACCATCCTCTTTTTTGCCTAATAGATTCTCAGGAAGGTATTGTAGTGCCCATGCCATTTTCTGGAATATTCCTCTTAATAAAGCCAGTTCTATAGGAGACATTCCTACTCGATTAAATAAGCGTCTGAGTTTTTCCATGCGACTAGCAGCCGTATGGGGAAATAAGTAACCCATTTTCAGCAATACGTCGGTCATTTGCTGGTAATAGCTTTCTAAAGCATCGACACTGGCGATTTCTGCCTCACTTACATTCATTGGTTGATGACTTAAAGTGGCTTGAGATAGCTCGTAGGCGCAAATTCCGACAGCATGAGACAAATTTAAAGCAGGGTAATCTGGATCGGCGGGAATCATCACAAATTTTTGAGCATAGTTCAATTCACTATTGCTTAACCCTCTGTCTTCTGGTCCAAAAATGATAGCTGACGGGGTAGCTACTTCTAGCAACCAGGGGAGAGCTACTCTGGGATTTTCTAATTCAGTATTTAAAGCTCTAGTGCGGGCGGTAGTGGCGATCGCCCTTTGACATCCAGCTAAGGCGGCAGGTAAACTATCTACTACTTGAGCATTAAGCAAAACATCATCAGCGTGAACTGCCATTTTGCGAGCTTCAACATCTAATGGATCGCACTGAGGGTTAACTAGTACTAGGCGCTGTAGTCCCATATTTTTCATTACCCTGGCGACGGCTCCTATATTTAAGGTTCCTGCGGGTTCAACTAAAACTATTTTGATGTTGCTTAATGGTTTTAGCTGCATGATGTACTCGATTGAGGTTGTCGAAATATCTGTTGCTCGTTCAAATTAACATATGCCACGTCAACGTTCTAAATCCGATCTACCCAAGAAAATATGCCCGGTTTGCGATCGCCCTTTTACTTGGCGCAAAAAATGGGCAAGCTGTTGGGATGAAGTCAAGTATTGCTCAGAAAGATGCCGTCATCGTCGCCAGGAAGCTCAGAGCGATCGCCCAGCCACCTAATCTAATTTTATCGATCTTTTCAGTTTGATAGAATTAGTGCGTCGAGTTG
This genomic window from Merismopedia glauca CCAP 1448/3 contains:
- a CDS encoding response regulator — translated: MVYYGIPLGVLLKCMRILIIEDDQYTAEAFKIALLEASYTVEIATQNLLAWDLLDLGRYDLILLDAASPKLDNLVLYKRLRDKGCHIPVLLMIDSHTNQDIKSGLEVKATDYLIKPFDLEDLTKRIDSLLNQESCFPQSVLSWGALTLNLHNQQLIYAGNQIKLDIKELYILELLFRYNNRVFSFSAILNKIFFCDSTVTKETIKNIIRNLIIKIKKLGINDLIEIVYGRGYRLNSSFSNLGLINIDSSSLEIPLIPYLWIISPDTQFIGKILREAVNWGLKTQVITTLATAITKIGNEPNNVVLLDISASDKTEGLRVFLAELYIKKPLVSVVAFMTEKDIKERLTISDFSHQAVYCKSASSIQILEIVAHTLRQSIIGECKILLIDRNPDILWKLRHLLEPWGFFILTLEDDLRFWETMTLFSPELVILGEFNLQVDAFTICKSVREHPQWATLPIIFLVSNSDDLVISKVFEVGADDFVNKPIIDAELVNRVLSCWDQVKVNRNCAAANLLTDVSNHYESTKDLEKLLHLARRQNQNLSLVILNINNFSEVKKLFGYVGGNDVFRFLVEFLKESLRTEDVVARWGEEFLISMYGINKIDAIERFNQILVKINTQEFMSTNGAKFEINCSIGIAQYPQDGTDINSLYQSTKKNFL
- the rpsR gene encoding 30S ribosomal protein S18; translation: MSYYQRRLSPIKPDEPIDYKDVDLLRKFITERGKILPRRITGLTAKQQRDLTVAIKRARIVALLPFINPEG
- the rpmG gene encoding 50S ribosomal protein L33; protein product: MAAKKGARIIITLECTECRTNSDKRSNGVSRYTTTKNRRNVTARLELKKFCPHCNQHTVHKEIK
- a CDS encoding RNA methyltransferase, with amino-acid sequence MQLKPLSNIKIVLVEPAGTLNIGAVARVMKNMGLQRLVLVNPQCDPLDVEARKMAVHADDVLLNAQVVDSLPAALAGCQRAIATTARTRALNTELENPRVALPWLLEVATPSAIIFGPEDRGLSNSELNYAQKFVMIPADPDYPALNLSHAVGICAYELSQATLSHQPMNVSEAEIASVDALESYYQQMTDVLLKMGYLFPHTAASRMEKLRRLFNRVGMSPIELALLRGIFQKMAWALQYLPENLLGKKEDGTKN
- a CDS encoding DUF2256 domain-containing protein translates to MPRQRSKSDLPKKICPVCDRPFTWRKKWASCWDEVKYCSERCRHRRQEAQSDRPAT